A DNA window from Paraclostridium bifermentans contains the following coding sequences:
- a CDS encoding sulfide/dihydroorotate dehydrogenase-like FAD/NAD-binding protein, with amino-acid sequence MGNKIVKKKQLTDSIYLMDIEAPRVAKASKPGQFIIVKNDEKGERIPLTIADYNNEEGTVSIVFQTVGASTKQLETFEEGDYVADFVGPLGMPSEFVEEDINELRNKKIIFVAGGVGAAPVYPQVKWLKENGIEADVIVGSRTKDLLIFEDEMKKVAGNLYVCTDDGTYGFNGRVTDCLKDLVENQGKKYDQAVVIGPMIMMKFMCMLTKELNIPTTVSLNPIMVDGTGMCGACRVNVGGEIKFACVDGPEFDGHLVNFDESMRRQAMYKTEEGRATLKIEEGDTHHHGGCGCGGN; translated from the coding sequence ATGGGAAATAAGATTGTAAAAAAGAAACAGCTAACAGATAGTATTTATTTAATGGACATAGAAGCTCCAAGAGTAGCTAAAGCTTCTAAGCCAGGCCAATTTATCATTGTAAAAAATGATGAAAAAGGGGAAAGAATACCTCTTACAATAGCTGATTATAATAATGAAGAAGGTACTGTAAGCATAGTGTTCCAAACCGTTGGAGCTAGTACTAAACAACTTGAAACTTTTGAAGAAGGCGATTACGTAGCTGACTTCGTTGGGCCACTAGGAATGCCTAGTGAGTTTGTCGAAGAAGATATAAATGAATTAAGAAATAAAAAAATAATATTTGTAGCTGGTGGAGTTGGAGCAGCTCCTGTATATCCTCAAGTTAAATGGCTTAAGGAAAACGGTATAGAGGCAGATGTTATAGTTGGATCTAGAACAAAAGATCTTTTAATATTTGAAGATGAGATGAAAAAAGTTGCCGGAAACCTTTATGTATGTACAGATGATGGTACATATGGATTTAACGGTAGAGTTACTGACTGTTTAAAAGACTTAGTTGAAAATCAAGGTAAAAAATATGATCAAGCAGTAGTTATAGGGCCTATGATAATGATGAAGTTTATGTGTATGCTAACTAAAGAGTTAAATATACCTACAACTGTAAGTTTAAACCCTATAATGGTAGATGGAACAGGTATGTGTGGAGCATGTAGAGTTAATGTTGGCGGAGAAATTAAATTTGCATGTGTAGATGGACCTGAATTTGATGGACATTTAGTTAACTTTGATGAGTCTATGAGAAGACAAGCTATGTACAAAACAGAAGAAGGTAGAGCTACGTTAAAAATAGAAGAAGGGGATACGCATCATCATGGCGGATGCGGATGTGGAGGTAATTAA
- the miaB gene encoding tRNA (N6-isopentenyl adenosine(37)-C2)-methylthiotransferase MiaB yields MAKRKQVHVPIEKIQEQDRFIEAIAETTNRYYAIHGRKPRYMIQTFGCQMNEHDSEKLCAMLDNMGYIQGLTAAECDLVIYNTCAVRENAELKVYGNLGQLKFLKRKNPDLKIAVCGCMMQQSHVVEEIKTKYKHVDLVFGTHNLYKFPELLAKSMDTEKTLIDVWDVDGEVVEGLRSNRKFELKAFVNIMYGCNNFCTYCIVPYTRGRERSRTPEDIINEIKELVANGTKEITLLGQNVDSYGKTLENPIRFDELLRMVNEIEGIERIRFMTSHPKDISDEVIYAIRDCDKVCEFLHLPVQCGSSRLLKIMNRHYTKEYYLEIIEKAKKEVPDIAFSTDLMIGFPGETEEDIEDTIDVVRKVRYDAAFTFIYSKRQGTPAAKMENQIPEEIKHERFNKVLAEVNNVCAEINKSYEGKVVEVLVEGRSKTDENKFTGRTRQNKLVNFESDEQDIIGTLVNVKILDSRTFSLNGVIQK; encoded by the coding sequence GTGGCTAAAAGAAAACAAGTACACGTTCCTATAGAAAAAATTCAAGAGCAAGATAGATTTATAGAAGCTATAGCGGAAACGACAAATAGATATTATGCGATACATGGAAGAAAACCTAGATATATGATACAAACTTTTGGGTGTCAAATGAATGAACATGACTCTGAAAAATTATGTGCAATGTTAGATAATATGGGATATATTCAAGGTTTAACAGCTGCAGAATGCGATTTAGTTATATACAATACTTGTGCAGTAAGAGAAAATGCAGAGTTAAAAGTATATGGAAACTTAGGGCAGTTAAAGTTCTTAAAAAGAAAAAATCCAGATTTAAAAATAGCTGTGTGTGGATGTATGATGCAACAAAGTCATGTTGTTGAAGAAATAAAAACTAAATATAAGCATGTTGATTTAGTTTTTGGGACACATAACTTATACAAATTCCCTGAATTATTAGCTAAATCTATGGACACTGAAAAAACTTTAATAGATGTTTGGGATGTAGATGGAGAAGTTGTAGAAGGGCTTAGAAGCAATAGAAAATTTGAGCTTAAAGCATTTGTAAATATAATGTATGGATGTAACAATTTCTGTACTTATTGTATAGTTCCTTACACAAGAGGTAGAGAAAGAAGTAGAACTCCAGAGGATATAATAAATGAAATAAAAGAATTAGTTGCTAATGGAACAAAAGAAATAACTTTACTTGGTCAAAATGTTGACTCTTATGGAAAAACTTTAGAAAATCCAATTAGATTTGATGAGCTTTTAAGAATGGTAAATGAAATAGAAGGAATAGAAAGAATAAGATTTATGACATCTCACCCTAAAGATATATCAGATGAGGTTATATATGCTATTAGAGATTGTGATAAAGTTTGTGAGTTCTTACACTTACCAGTTCAATGTGGAAGTTCTAGATTACTTAAGATAATGAATAGACACTACACTAAGGAGTATTATTTAGAGATAATAGAAAAAGCTAAAAAGGAAGTTCCAGATATAGCATTTTCTACAGATCTAATGATAGGATTCCCTGGCGAAACAGAAGAAGATATAGAGGACACTATAGATGTTGTAAGAAAAGTTAGATATGATGCAGCATTTACATTTATATACTCTAAGAGACAAGGAACTCCTGCAGCTAAAATGGAAAATCAAATTCCTGAAGAAATAAAACATGAAAGATTTAATAAAGTTTTAGCAGAGGTAAATAATGTATGTGCAGAAATAAATAAATCATATGAAGGAAAAGTAGTTGAAGTTTTAGTTGAGGGAAGAAGTAAAACAGACGAAAATAAATTTACAGGAAGAACTAGACAAAATAAATTAGTTAATTTTGAATCTGATGAACAAGATATCATAGGAACTCTTGTAAATGTTAAAATATTAGACTCAAGAACATTCTCATTAAATGGAGTAATACAAAAATAG
- a CDS encoding DUF421 domain-containing protein, whose product MIVVLIRSIVLYMAVLISLRIMGKGEIAEMNSFDLVITLLIAEVAAIPMQNNEIPIIYGIASITGLVFMQIIISFLTLKFKSIRFLLNGNPAILIDKGRLNYKALKEERVSMDELLEQLRIQGYFNLKDVYYAILETDGNLSIVPTPSYEKVPTENFKHLPLPLILDGEIIKQNLKSINKSSDWLLSILKKHNIDSASETLICVLDEKDNFFIQKK is encoded by the coding sequence ATGATTGTAGTTTTAATTAGAAGTATAGTTCTTTATATGGCGGTATTAATAAGTCTTAGAATTATGGGAAAAGGCGAAATTGCAGAAATGAATTCATTTGATTTGGTAATAACGCTTCTAATTGCAGAGGTTGCCGCTATCCCTATGCAAAACAACGAAATACCTATAATTTACGGAATAGCATCTATTACTGGTTTAGTTTTTATGCAAATTATAATATCTTTTTTAACTCTAAAATTCAAAAGCATTAGATTTTTGTTAAATGGAAATCCTGCAATTTTAATAGATAAAGGAAGACTTAACTATAAAGCTTTAAAAGAAGAAAGAGTATCTATGGATGAACTTTTAGAACAATTGAGAATACAAGGTTATTTCAACTTAAAAGATGTTTATTACGCAATTCTTGAAACTGATGGCAATCTTAGTATAGTACCTACTCCTAGTTACGAAAAAGTTCCTACAGAAAACTTTAAACATCTACCATTGCCCTTAATATTAGATGGTGAAATAATCAAACAAAACCTTAAGAGTATAAATAAAAGTTCAGATTGGCTTTTATCAATCCTAAAAAAACACAATATAGATTCAGCATCAGAAACGTTAATTTGTGTATTAGATGAAAAAGATAACTTCTTTATACAGAAGAAATAA
- a CDS encoding DUF4363 family protein, with protein MKSIVFTIVWTIALVIFGLFISVKAEDFSLKYTNEMDTLEMYVKSEDWEKCEEYTNNLKDDFKEESKQFFKFLNHCHIGDIELAFNILSDGIYLKDVSTCLEQIDVIKISLHRLIESEKHSLDHIL; from the coding sequence ATGAAATCTATTGTATTCACTATAGTTTGGACTATTGCTTTAGTTATATTTGGCCTTTTTATATCTGTAAAAGCTGAGGATTTTTCTCTTAAGTATACTAATGAGATGGATACACTAGAAATGTATGTTAAGAGTGAAGACTGGGAAAAATGTGAAGAGTATACTAATAACTTAAAAGATGACTTCAAAGAAGAATCCAAGCAGTTTTTTAAATTTTTAAACCATTGTCATATAGGTGATATTGAACTAGCTTTTAATATATTATCTGATGGTATTTATTTAAAAGACGTTTCAACTTGCTTAGAACAAATAGATGTAATAAAAATTTCTCTTCATAGGTTAATTGAGTCGGAAAAACATAGTCTTGACCATATATTATAG
- the proC gene encoding pyrroline-5-carboxylate reductase has product MNKKIGFIGAGNMAKAMIGGIVKSKLVEANNVFASDLNEMALENAKSEYGINITNDSKEVVKNSDIVIVAVKPNVYDIVLEGVKELIDNEKIIVTIAAGKTIESVENVIGSDKKVIRTMPNTPALVNEGMSALCKNKNITDEELNLVKEIFSSFGKAEVVNEYLIDAVIGASGSAPAYVFMFIEAMADAVVAAGMPRNQAYTFVSQAVMGSAKMVLETGKHPGELKDMVCSPGGTTIEAVKTLEAEGFRNSVIKAIDDCIEKSKEMSK; this is encoded by the coding sequence ATGAACAAAAAAATAGGATTTATAGGGGCAGGTAACATGGCTAAAGCTATGATAGGAGGAATTGTTAAATCTAAACTAGTAGAGGCTAACAATGTGTTTGCATCTGATTTAAATGAAATGGCGCTTGAAAATGCTAAGTCTGAATATGGAATAAATATAACAAATGATTCTAAAGAAGTAGTAAAAAATAGTGACATAGTTATTGTAGCTGTAAAGCCAAATGTATACGATATAGTGTTAGAAGGAGTTAAAGAACTAATAGATAACGAAAAAATAATTGTAACTATAGCTGCAGGTAAAACAATAGAATCGGTAGAAAATGTAATAGGCTCAGATAAAAAGGTTATTAGAACTATGCCTAATACTCCAGCTCTAGTAAATGAAGGTATGAGTGCTCTTTGTAAAAATAAAAATATAACTGATGAAGAACTAAACCTTGTAAAGGAAATATTTAGTTCATTTGGTAAGGCGGAAGTAGTAAATGAATACTTAATAGATGCAGTGATTGGAGCAAGTGGATCAGCACCTGCATATGTGTTTATGTTTATAGAAGCTATGGCTGATGCAGTAGTTGCTGCGGGTATGCCAAGAAATCAAGCGTATACATTTGTATCTCAAGCTGTTATGGGTTCTGCAAAAATGGTGCTTGAAACAGGTAAACATCCAGGTGAATTAAAAGATATGGTATGTTCTCCAGGTGGAACTACTATAGAAGCAGTTAAAACTTTAGAAGCTGAAGGATTTAGAAATTCAGTTATAAAAGCAATTGATGATTGTATAGAAAAATCTAAAGAAATGAGCAAGTAA
- the hypD gene encoding trans-4-hydroxy-L-proline dehydratase, whose protein sequence is MERGSFERTKKLRKQSTDTQPFITIERARLMTEGYKKYEGSVEIPVLRALAFKHYMENRTLCINDGELIVGEKGDSPQSTPTYPELCCHTMEDLDIMDKRDIISFKVSDDVKKIHEDEIIPFWKNRQIRQKIVNSMEQEWLECYENGVFTEFMEQRAPGHTVCGGTIYKKGFLDLKKEIEIEISKLDFVNDKEAYDKKAQLEGMAIACDALIIYGKRYCEYAKQLAEKETDEAKKKDLLTIAKNCEVVPANKPETFHQAVQMYWFVHIGVTTELNIWDAFSPGRFDQHLNPFYENDVENDALDRDMAKEILECLWIKFNNQPAPPKVGVTLKESGTYTDFANINTGGITEDGKDGVNDVSYIILDVMDEMKLLQPSSNVQISKKTPSKFLKRACEISRKGWGQPAFYNTEAIIQELLEAGKTIEDARCGGTSGCVETGCYGKEAYILTGYLNLPKILEITLNNGIDPMTNKKLGIETGDPNNFKSYEELLNAFKSQLNHFVEIKVKGNNVIERIYSKHMPAPLMSVIVDDCIKTAKDYNAGGARYNTKYIQGVGIGTITDSLTSIKYNVFDKKKFNMSELLEALKNNFNGYEAIYNMVVNKTPKYGNDDDYADDLMQDVFNLFYNEVTGRKSPMGAEYRINMLPTTCHVYFGEVMGASANGRLSQKPLSEGISPEKGGDTNGPTAVIKSCSKMDHLKTGGTLLNQRFAPAVVQGEEGLENMSNLVRAYFNMDGHHIQFNVFDKNILLAAQKNPDEYKDLIVRVAGYSDHFNNLSRALQDEIIGRTEQSF, encoded by the coding sequence ATGGAAAGAGGAAGTTTTGAAAGAACTAAAAAACTTAGAAAGCAAAGCACAGACACTCAACCTTTTATAACTATTGAAAGAGCTAGGCTTATGACTGAAGGGTATAAAAAATATGAGGGAAGTGTTGAGATACCAGTACTTAGAGCTTTAGCATTTAAACACTATATGGAAAATAGAACTCTTTGTATAAATGATGGAGAACTTATAGTTGGAGAAAAAGGAGATTCGCCACAAAGTACACCTACTTACCCAGAATTATGCTGTCACACAATGGAAGACTTAGATATAATGGATAAACGAGATATTATATCTTTTAAAGTTAGTGATGATGTAAAGAAAATTCATGAGGATGAAATAATACCTTTTTGGAAAAATAGACAAATAAGACAAAAAATAGTTAACTCAATGGAACAAGAATGGTTAGAGTGCTATGAAAATGGAGTGTTTACAGAGTTTATGGAACAAAGAGCTCCTGGGCATACCGTTTGTGGGGGCACTATATACAAAAAAGGATTTTTAGATTTAAAAAAGGAAATTGAGATAGAAATAAGTAAACTAGATTTTGTAAATGATAAAGAGGCGTATGATAAAAAAGCTCAGCTAGAAGGAATGGCTATTGCTTGTGATGCTTTAATTATATATGGAAAACGTTATTGTGAATATGCTAAGCAGTTAGCAGAGAAAGAAACTGACGAAGCTAAGAAAAAGGATTTATTAACTATAGCTAAAAACTGTGAGGTAGTGCCAGCAAATAAACCAGAAACATTCCACCAAGCAGTTCAGATGTATTGGTTTGTTCACATAGGAGTTACTACGGAACTTAATATATGGGATGCATTTAGTCCAGGTAGATTTGATCAGCACTTAAATCCTTTTTATGAAAATGATGTAGAAAATGATGCATTAGATAGAGATATGGCTAAAGAAATTTTAGAATGTCTATGGATTAAGTTTAATAATCAACCAGCACCTCCAAAAGTTGGGGTTACACTAAAAGAAAGTGGAACATATACTGACTTTGCCAACATAAATACAGGAGGAATAACGGAAGATGGTAAAGATGGAGTTAATGATGTAAGTTATATAATTTTAGATGTAATGGATGAAATGAAATTATTACAACCTAGTTCAAATGTACAAATTAGTAAAAAAACTCCAAGCAAGTTCTTAAAAAGAGCATGTGAAATTTCTAGAAAAGGTTGGGGGCAGCCTGCATTTTATAACACAGAAGCAATAATTCAAGAGTTATTAGAAGCAGGTAAAACAATAGAAGATGCTAGATGTGGCGGAACTAGTGGTTGTGTAGAAACAGGATGCTATGGAAAAGAAGCATATATACTTACAGGTTATTTAAATTTACCTAAAATTCTTGAAATAACTTTAAATAATGGTATAGATCCTATGACAAATAAAAAGCTTGGGATAGAAACTGGTGATCCTAATAACTTTAAATCTTACGAGGAGCTATTAAATGCATTTAAGTCTCAATTAAATCATTTTGTAGAGATAAAGGTAAAAGGAAACAATGTAATTGAAAGAATATACTCAAAGCATATGCCAGCACCGCTTATGAGTGTTATAGTAGATGATTGTATAAAAACTGCAAAAGATTATAATGCAGGTGGAGCAAGATATAACACAAAATATATACAAGGTGTTGGGATAGGAACTATAACAGATAGTTTAACTTCTATAAAATACAATGTGTTTGATAAGAAAAAGTTTAACATGAGTGAATTACTAGAAGCTTTAAAAAATAATTTTAATGGATACGAAGCTATATATAACATGGTAGTTAACAAAACTCCTAAGTATGGTAATGACGACGACTATGCAGATGATTTAATGCAAGATGTATTTAATTTATTCTATAATGAAGTTACAGGAAGAAAGTCTCCTATGGGAGCTGAGTATAGAATAAATATGCTACCTACAACATGCCATGTTTACTTTGGAGAAGTTATGGGGGCTAGTGCTAATGGTAGATTAAGTCAAAAGCCATTATCTGAAGGTATATCTCCAGAAAAAGGTGGAGATACGAATGGACCTACTGCTGTTATTAAGTCTTGTTCTAAAATGGACCATTTAAAAACAGGAGGAACACTTCTAAACCAAAGATTTGCCCCTGCTGTAGTGCAAGGAGAAGAAGGGCTAGAAAATATGTCTAACTTAGTTAGAGCTTATTTCAATATGGATGGACACCACATACAATTCAATGTATTTGATAAAAATATATTGCTAGCAGCACAAAAAAATCCAGATGAATATAAAGATTTAATCGTTAGGGTTGCTGGATATAGTGATCACTTTAATAATTTAAGCAGAGCTCTTCAAGATGAAATAATAGGAAGAACAGAGCAAAGCTTCTAA
- a CDS encoding trans-4-hydroxy-L-proline dehydratase activase, with product MNKPLILNIQKYSLHDGDGIRTTVFFKGCPLECIWCHNPESQAYKKEVLYNEEKCLKCGTCIEKCPNGAIYKGLDVIELKKEKCKFCETCIDFCLNNAREIVGKTYEIKDLVKELIKDMAFYEESGGGVTLSGGEVMTQDIDYIKKLVIALKQKGINVAIDTCGHSKFDNYEAILPFVDTFLYDIKLISDEKHEFFTKKSNELILNNLKMLSEKGANINVRIPLIEGVNVDDNNEEIKKIIDFIKPLNITKVNILPYHNIGMHKYKKLYMQYEGEYLKRPSDEKLEEIKQIFKANNFEIKIGG from the coding sequence ATGAATAAGCCACTCATATTAAATATACAAAAATATAGTTTGCATGATGGGGATGGAATTAGAACTACAGTATTTTTCAAAGGATGTCCTTTAGAATGTATATGGTGCCATAATCCAGAAAGTCAAGCTTATAAAAAAGAAGTTTTATATAATGAAGAAAAATGTTTAAAGTGTGGAACTTGTATAGAAAAATGTCCTAATGGAGCTATATATAAAGGTTTAGATGTAATTGAATTAAAAAAAGAAAAGTGTAAATTTTGTGAGACTTGCATAGATTTTTGCTTAAACAATGCAAGGGAAATAGTTGGGAAAACATATGAAATAAAAGATTTAGTAAAAGAATTAATAAAAGATATGGCATTTTACGAAGAGTCAGGTGGAGGAGTAACTTTATCTGGGGGTGAAGTTATGACTCAAGATATAGACTATATAAAAAAATTAGTAATTGCATTAAAGCAAAAAGGTATAAATGTAGCAATAGACACATGTGGACATTCAAAGTTTGATAACTATGAAGCTATATTGCCGTTTGTGGACACATTTTTATATGATATAAAACTAATAAGTGATGAAAAACATGAATTTTTTACTAAGAAATCAAATGAATTAATTTTAAATAATTTAAAGATGCTAAGTGAAAAAGGAGCAAATATAAATGTAAGAATACCTTTAATAGAAGGTGTTAATGTAGATGATAATAATGAAGAAATTAAAAAAATAATAGATTTTATAAAGCCTTTAAATATTACAAAAGTTAATATATTGCCATACCACAATATAGGTATGCATAAATATAAAAAGCTTTATATGCAGTATGAAGGAGAATATTTAAAACGACCTTCAGACGAAAAACTAGAGGAAATAAAACAAATTTTTAAAGCTAATAATTTCGAAATAAAGATTGGGGGATAA
- a CDS encoding helix-turn-helix domain-containing protein, which translates to MNEHIGAKIKSLRTQRKMTLKDLSEKTNLSIGFLSQLERGLTSIATDTLGSIADVFEVELSYFFLKPRTKKRPIIRSYEKEVFNICTSGCIQYNLSNDLKEKVMLPRFLDILPNNTDEDIQSYSHDGEEFVYVLEGTLTLFLDGEQHELYPGDSIHYNSSRNHNWANYTNKMVRMIVVATPNPFNNN; encoded by the coding sequence ATGAATGAGCATATAGGAGCTAAGATAAAAAGCTTGAGAACACAAAGAAAAATGACATTAAAAGATTTAAGTGAAAAAACTAACTTATCTATTGGTTTTTTATCTCAGTTAGAGAGGGGATTAACTAGTATAGCAACAGACACATTAGGAAGCATTGCAGATGTATTTGAAGTTGAGTTATCTTATTTCTTTTTAAAGCCAAGAACTAAGAAGAGACCAATAATTAGAAGTTATGAAAAAGAAGTTTTTAACATATGTACTTCTGGATGCATACAGTACAATTTATCTAATGACTTAAAGGAAAAGGTTATGCTTCCAAGGTTTTTAGATATTCTTCCAAATAATACAGATGAAGATATACAGTCTTATTCTCACGATGGGGAAGAATTTGTATATGTATTAGAAGGAACTCTAACATTATTTTTAGATGGAGAACAACACGAATTATACCCTGGAGATAGTATACACTATAATTCTTCAAGAAATCACAACTGGGCCAATTATACAAATAAAATGGTAAGGATGATAGTTGTTGCAACTCCGAATCCTTTTAATAATAACTAA